In Zobellia roscoffensis, the following are encoded in one genomic region:
- the ppgK gene encoding polyphosphate--glucose phosphotransferase, whose amino-acid sequence MEVLGIDVGGSGIKGAIVNIETGKLVTERYRIPTPESRKPEDMADVIAQIVTHFDYKGKVGVGFPTVIKRGVCKSPGNLHKSWMNTNVEELFKKKTGLDVTVVNDADIAGYASMNYGTGKDMEGLVVMITIGTGLGSGAFLDGKLIPNFELGQIPYKKYKKIELWAAGSAKDREGLSYKKWGKRFNKFLKLVELIVSPDTILLGGGASKDFDEFKDCITIETPVIPAGLKNHAGIVGAAAAAFHNISYH is encoded by the coding sequence ATGGAAGTTTTAGGCATAGATGTAGGTGGTTCTGGTATAAAAGGTGCCATTGTAAATATTGAAACCGGAAAACTGGTTACCGAGCGCTACCGTATACCTACTCCTGAATCACGTAAGCCAGAAGACATGGCCGACGTAATTGCACAAATCGTAACACATTTTGATTACAAAGGAAAAGTGGGCGTTGGATTTCCTACTGTTATAAAAAGAGGGGTCTGCAAATCTCCTGGTAATCTTCATAAAAGCTGGATGAACACTAATGTTGAAGAGCTTTTCAAGAAAAAGACGGGACTTGATGTTACTGTAGTTAACGATGCTGATATTGCTGGCTATGCCTCTATGAACTACGGCACAGGAAAAGACATGGAAGGCCTCGTTGTTATGATCACTATTGGTACTGGGCTTGGAAGCGGAGCTTTTCTTGATGGAAAATTGATTCCTAATTTTGAGTTAGGTCAAATTCCATATAAAAAATACAAAAAAATAGAACTTTGGGCAGCAGGTTCCGCTAAAGACCGCGAAGGCCTATCCTATAAAAAATGGGGCAAGCGCTTCAATAAATTCCTAAAATTGGTAGAATTGATTGTTTCTCCAGATACTATTCTACTAGGAGGTGGAGCATCAAAAGATTTTGATGAATTTAAAGATTGTATTACTATTGAAACACCGGTTATACCAGCAGGCTTAAAAAACCATGCTGGAATTGTAGGAGCCGCTGCTGCAGCCTTCCACAATATATCTTACCACTAA
- a CDS encoding NUDIX hydrolase, translating into MILKKQTYRPDKPVNPFIGALLFLIAIILLAITGPLGFVYGIFHSLFTRGIKGIGEYLLKIAISVDQLGNVIMQHLMNVLWTNKNGYKFGNRDETISSALGRNKKLGTLTAAGRLMDKILDIIDPDHSLNSIDYYVEPSEDIIDHLAWIHFKDKQILCLKKLGTDADFYFIPKGIRLEGETDAQTLLTTTKDMLNIDIDSLSMEFIGIFEAQALGKKPGILSRMTCYTAMHSGEFLPDSELYEIAWLTYDQKDKLSEVDQLIFDILHQNGLLS; encoded by the coding sequence AAGCCGGTAAACCCTTTTATTGGGGCTCTTTTATTTCTTATCGCCATTATCCTTTTAGCCATTACCGGGCCACTTGGTTTCGTCTACGGTATTTTTCACAGCCTATTTACTCGTGGTATAAAAGGAATTGGCGAGTATTTGCTAAAAATCGCCATTTCCGTAGACCAACTGGGCAACGTTATTATGCAACATCTGATGAACGTACTTTGGACGAATAAAAACGGATATAAATTCGGCAACAGAGATGAAACCATTTCAAGCGCCCTAGGAAGAAATAAAAAGTTAGGGACCTTGACCGCCGCGGGAAGATTGATGGATAAAATCTTAGATATTATAGACCCTGATCATTCCCTTAATTCCATTGATTATTATGTAGAACCGTCCGAAGATATAATAGACCATTTGGCATGGATACACTTTAAAGACAAACAAATTCTTTGTTTAAAAAAGCTGGGTACTGATGCTGATTTTTATTTTATTCCTAAAGGGATACGACTTGAAGGGGAAACGGATGCCCAAACACTTTTAACGACCACTAAAGACATGCTCAACATTGATATTGACAGTCTTTCCATGGAATTCATTGGTATCTTTGAGGCACAGGCTTTAGGTAAGAAACCCGGAATTTTATCTCGGATGACTTGTTACACCGCTATGCATTCAGGTGAGTTTTTGCCCGATTCGGAATTATATGAAATTGCTTGGCTAACCTATGACCAAAAAGATAAGCTTAGCGAAGTGGACCAGTTAATTTTTGACATTCTCCATCAGAACGGATTGCTTTCATAA
- a CDS encoding sulfatase: MFKYFTGLFLMIGLTSLSAQTEKPNVLFICVDDLRTELGAYGKHYVKSPNMDALAKSGALFTNHYVQVPTCGASRHAILTGMRPSKPVHLSNNAIVEELSIKTESSVPETFIHRFKQAGYHTVGIGKISHSADGYVYGYEEEPTTKKELPHSWSDLAFDSGKWKTGWNAFFAYESGENRQSLKKQVKPYEAGETDDQGYPDGLTTNLAISKLKELKKNGEPFFMGVGFFKPHLPFNAPKKYWDLYNEENLPVSTNPNIPENINQKSLHASSEFNQYALGEEKAGLDKQVSDAYARKLKHAYLASISYIDAQIGRLYQQLKELELDKNTIIVIWGDHGWHLGDQRVWGKHTLFENALKSTLIINSPYSQHKAKKVRAIVESVDIYPTLLDMCGIEQTKSTDGESFEKHIKYNIPDTEEVAYSYFKNGISMRTKTYRLTKYFRKDQPDIELYDHHKGNAKEDKNIAKENPEIIKELMPLLEKGDTGLFTVSE; the protein is encoded by the coding sequence ATGTTCAAATATTTCACCGGCCTATTTCTCATGATAGGCTTAACCTCCCTATCCGCTCAAACCGAAAAACCCAATGTACTTTTTATCTGTGTTGATGACCTCCGTACCGAACTTGGTGCTTATGGTAAACACTATGTAAAATCTCCTAATATGGACGCTCTTGCTAAAAGCGGAGCTCTTTTTACGAATCACTACGTTCAAGTTCCTACTTGTGGTGCTTCAAGACATGCCATTCTTACTGGAATGCGTCCGTCAAAACCTGTTCATCTTTCAAACAATGCCATTGTTGAAGAACTTTCTATAAAAACTGAATCATCAGTTCCAGAAACATTTATCCATCGTTTTAAACAAGCAGGGTATCATACGGTAGGCATAGGAAAAATAAGCCATTCGGCGGATGGATACGTCTACGGTTATGAAGAAGAACCAACCACTAAAAAAGAACTTCCCCATAGCTGGAGTGACCTAGCATTCGATTCCGGAAAATGGAAAACTGGTTGGAACGCTTTCTTTGCCTATGAAAGCGGCGAGAACAGACAGAGCTTAAAAAAACAAGTGAAGCCCTATGAAGCTGGAGAAACCGATGACCAGGGCTATCCTGATGGTTTAACGACCAATCTTGCCATCTCCAAATTAAAAGAACTTAAGAAAAATGGAGAACCTTTTTTTATGGGCGTCGGTTTTTTTAAACCACACCTTCCTTTTAACGCTCCCAAAAAATACTGGGATCTTTACAATGAAGAAAACTTGCCAGTTTCCACTAACCCTAATATTCCTGAAAATATCAACCAAAAAAGTCTTCATGCAAGCAGTGAGTTCAATCAGTATGCCCTTGGTGAAGAAAAAGCAGGTCTGGACAAACAGGTATCCGATGCGTATGCTCGTAAACTGAAACATGCCTATCTCGCCTCCATCAGTTACATAGATGCACAGATAGGGAGGCTTTACCAACAATTAAAAGAATTGGAACTCGATAAAAACACCATAATCGTTATTTGGGGAGATCACGGTTGGCATTTAGGCGACCAACGCGTTTGGGGAAAACATACACTTTTTGAAAATGCATTGAAAAGCACATTGATTATTAACTCCCCATATTCCCAACATAAAGCAAAGAAGGTAAGGGCCATTGTGGAAAGCGTAGATATCTACCCTACCCTATTAGATATGTGCGGAATTGAGCAAACAAAGTCTACTGACGGTGAAAGCTTTGAAAAACATATAAAATATAACATTCCAGATACAGAAGAGGTTGCTTACAGTTATTTCAAAAATGGTATTTCCATGCGAACCAAAACCTACAGGTTAACAAAATACTTTAGAAAAGACCAACCGGATATTGAATTATATGACCACCACAAGGGCAATGCCAAAGAAGATAAAAATATTGCTAAAGAGAATCCTGAGATAATAAAAGAGCTAATGCCACTTTTAGAAAAAGGAGATACCGGGCTTTTCACAGTTAGCGAATAA
- a CDS encoding LolA-like protein: MKVYLAGLLMSSVILMSSCNEQPKAKKEATDTAAQEVSDSYVIPESWVNNRVEKAKSRLEVTDAGKIVWAAMEAHGGLKNWYGNGALSFRFNYQPLDGSTQRDSYQVVDVWRNKAVHTSTTDSTATFGWDGETAWVKAKDSTAFAYDTKFWALTPLYLMGHPFILDGEGVNLELLPETTYKNKANDVVKVTFAAGTGDAPDDYYILQFDKESHLLTATRYIVSYPEYFKDGGHNPEKFMEVGELVNVSGVLLPNELKTHWTTEQGKQGEYITQIDISDIHFVKDINDDFFSPPENATIK; this comes from the coding sequence ATGAAAGTATATTTAGCAGGTTTATTAATGTCTTCTGTTATTTTGATGTCATCTTGTAACGAACAGCCTAAGGCTAAGAAAGAAGCGACGGATACTGCGGCGCAGGAAGTATCCGATAGTTATGTGATTCCGGAATCTTGGGTCAATAACCGTGTAGAGAAGGCTAAAAGCAGACTTGAAGTAACTGATGCCGGTAAAATTGTTTGGGCCGCGATGGAAGCTCATGGAGGACTTAAAAATTGGTATGGTAACGGGGCATTGTCTTTTCGTTTTAATTATCAACCATTGGACGGTAGCACGCAACGCGATAGTTATCAGGTAGTAGACGTATGGCGCAATAAAGCAGTGCATACTAGCACTACGGATAGTACTGCAACATTTGGCTGGGATGGAGAGACTGCTTGGGTGAAAGCTAAGGATTCTACCGCTTTTGCATATGATACTAAGTTTTGGGCGCTTACTCCGCTTTATTTAATGGGGCATCCGTTTATACTGGATGGTGAAGGTGTAAATCTAGAGTTGTTGCCGGAAACAACGTATAAGAATAAAGCGAATGACGTGGTAAAAGTAACTTTTGCCGCTGGTACTGGAGATGCACCGGATGATTACTATATTCTTCAGTTTGATAAAGAATCACATTTGTTGACCGCTACAAGATATATAGTTTCTTACCCTGAGTACTTTAAAGATGGAGGTCACAATCCTGAAAAGTTTATGGAGGTTGGCGAATTGGTAAATGTAAGCGGTGTGCTTTTGCCTAATGAACTAAAAACACATTGGACAACCGAACAAGGGAAGCAGGGTGAGTACATTACACAAATTGATATCTCTGATATTCATTTTGTGAAGGATATTAATGATGATTTCTTCTCTCCTCCAGAAAATGCAACTATAAAATAA